A window of Halostella salina contains these coding sequences:
- a CDS encoding DEAD/DEAH box helicase, whose amino-acid sequence MSDGRVAPDSAAFTRLGDEVRAALSERGFHTPTEPQKRAIPPLAAGEDTLVVAPTGTGKTETAMLPVFDAIARAEPRFGVSALYVTPLRALNRDMRERLEWWGEELGVDIDVRHGDTTDYQRSKQAEDPPDVLVTTPETLQAMFTGSKLRRALEDVEHVVVDEVHELAASKRGAQLTVGLERLRELAGPFQRVGLSATVGDPAEVGRFLTGGRGCTVRSVDVGSKVEVTVREPTVTDEDERLAGELMTDAETASHVRAIRDVVAENESTLIFVNTRQTAEALGSRFKELDLPIGVHHGSLSKSARIEVEDQFKDGAIDALLCTSSMELGIDVGRIDHVVQYGSPRQVTRLLQRVGRAGHRMDQVSEGTVITTRPDDTFEALAIARRAKDGEVEPTAIHDGSLDVVANQVPGMVMASEDGVSAMYAYDVVTNAYPFRDLSQDEFRAVLRELKGNRIVWLDEAEDRIESSGSTWQYVYANLSMIPDEETYTVEDVASGRGIGTLDERFVVNFAEPGEVFIQRGEMWRITEIDDDESEVLVTPIEDPAGEVPSWVGQEIPVPRAVAGEVGEMRGVAEPQFGAGADAAGVASEFASRYPTDERTAERALEQVERQVEAEAPMPTDGRIVVEHQGRTVVVNAAFGHQVNETLGRVLSALVGQRTGSSVGLDVDPYRIELEVPSGVTGPDVVEVLEETDPDHVEAIIELSLKRSDALKFKLSQVAAKFGALKRWQGSGGFSADRLLAALEDTPVYDEAVREVFHEELDVAGAAEVLSAIQAGDLELVSVGGRTSVGTGGRSGGRELLAPENADASVIDTVRERIRNDRVILFCLHCQDWKRKKPVRRVRDRPECPECGSTRVAALNPWADEVVKAVRAGEKDEEQEKQTERAYRSASLVQSHGKRAVIALAARGVGPHNAARIINKLREDEDEFYRDILAQERQYARTQSFWD is encoded by the coding sequence ATGAGCGACGGCCGCGTCGCCCCCGATTCTGCGGCGTTCACCCGACTCGGCGACGAGGTCCGGGCGGCGCTCTCCGAACGGGGGTTCCACACGCCGACCGAGCCACAGAAGCGCGCCATCCCGCCGCTCGCCGCCGGCGAGGACACGCTGGTCGTGGCACCCACCGGCACTGGCAAGACCGAGACGGCGATGCTCCCCGTCTTCGACGCCATCGCCCGGGCCGAGCCGCGCTTCGGCGTCTCGGCGCTGTACGTCACGCCGCTGCGCGCGCTCAACCGTGACATGCGCGAACGTCTGGAGTGGTGGGGCGAGGAACTCGGCGTCGACATCGACGTGCGCCACGGCGACACAACCGACTACCAGCGGAGCAAACAGGCCGAGGACCCGCCGGACGTGCTGGTGACGACGCCGGAGACCCTGCAGGCGATGTTCACCGGGTCGAAGCTCCGGCGCGCGCTCGAGGACGTGGAACACGTCGTCGTCGACGAGGTCCACGAACTCGCGGCGTCGAAGCGCGGCGCGCAGTTGACGGTCGGGCTGGAACGCCTGCGCGAACTCGCCGGGCCGTTCCAGCGCGTCGGCCTCTCCGCGACGGTCGGCGACCCGGCCGAAGTCGGGCGCTTTCTCACCGGCGGCCGCGGCTGTACCGTGCGCTCGGTCGACGTGGGGAGCAAGGTCGAGGTGACCGTCCGCGAGCCGACGGTCACCGACGAGGACGAGCGACTGGCCGGGGAGCTGATGACCGACGCGGAGACGGCCAGCCACGTCCGGGCGATCCGTGACGTGGTGGCCGAGAACGAGTCGACGCTGATCTTCGTCAACACGCGCCAGACCGCGGAGGCGCTCGGCTCGCGGTTCAAGGAACTGGACCTGCCGATCGGCGTCCACCACGGGTCGCTGTCGAAGTCGGCCCGCATCGAGGTCGAGGACCAGTTCAAGGACGGGGCGATCGACGCCCTGCTCTGCACGTCGTCGATGGAACTCGGCATCGACGTGGGCCGCATCGACCACGTCGTCCAGTACGGCAGCCCCCGACAGGTGACCCGGCTCCTCCAGCGCGTCGGCCGGGCCGGGCACCGGATGGACCAGGTCTCGGAGGGGACGGTCATCACGACCCGGCCCGACGACACGTTCGAGGCGCTGGCCATCGCCCGGCGCGCGAAGGACGGCGAGGTCGAGCCGACGGCGATCCACGACGGGAGCCTCGACGTGGTCGCCAATCAGGTCCCGGGGATGGTGATGGCGAGCGAGGACGGCGTCTCCGCGATGTACGCCTACGATGTCGTGACGAACGCCTACCCGTTCCGGGACCTCTCGCAGGACGAGTTCCGGGCGGTTCTCCGGGAACTGAAGGGCAACCGGATCGTCTGGCTCGACGAGGCGGAAGACCGGATCGAGTCCTCGGGGAGCACCTGGCAGTACGTGTACGCCAACCTCTCGATGATCCCCGACGAGGAGACGTACACCGTCGAGGACGTGGCCAGCGGCCGCGGGATCGGGACGCTCGACGAGCGGTTCGTCGTCAACTTCGCGGAGCCGGGCGAGGTGTTCATCCAGCGCGGCGAGATGTGGCGCATCACCGAGATAGACGACGACGAGAGCGAGGTGCTGGTCACCCCCATCGAGGACCCCGCCGGCGAGGTGCCGTCGTGGGTCGGCCAGGAGATCCCGGTGCCCCGCGCCGTCGCGGGCGAGGTCGGCGAGATGCGCGGCGTCGCCGAACCGCAGTTCGGCGCGGGCGCGGACGCCGCCGGCGTCGCCAGCGAGTTCGCGTCGCGCTATCCGACCGACGAGCGGACCGCCGAGCGCGCGCTGGAACAGGTCGAGCGCCAGGTCGAGGCCGAGGCCCCGATGCCGACCGACGGCCGGATCGTCGTCGAGCACCAGGGGCGAACGGTCGTCGTCAACGCCGCGTTCGGCCACCAGGTCAACGAGACGCTCGGGCGCGTCCTCTCGGCGCTGGTCGGCCAGCGCACGGGGTCGTCGGTCGGCCTCGACGTGGACCCCTACCGGATCGAACTGGAGGTGCCCAGCGGCGTGACCGGGCCGGACGTGGTCGAAGTGCTCGAAGAGACCGATCCCGACCACGTCGAGGCGATTATCGAACTGAGCCTCAAGCGCTCGGACGCGCTGAAGTTCAAGCTCTCGCAGGTGGCCGCGAAGTTCGGCGCGCTGAAGCGCTGGCAGGGGTCGGGCGGCTTCTCCGCCGACCGCCTGCTCGCCGCGCTGGAGGACACGCCCGTCTACGACGAGGCGGTCCGCGAGGTGTTCCACGAGGAACTCGACGTGGCGGGCGCGGCCGAGGTGCTGTCCGCGATACAGGCGGGCGACCTCGAACTGGTCTCCGTCGGCGGGCGCACCAGCGTCGGCACCGGCGGCCGGTCGGGCGGGCGCGAACTGCTCGCGCCCGAAAACGCCGACGCGAGCGTCATCGACACCGTCCGGGAGCGCATCCGGAACGACCGCGTGATCCTGTTCTGCCTGCACTGCCAGGACTGGAAGCGCAAGAAGCCGGTCCGACGCGTCCGCGACCGGCCGGAGTGTCCGGAGTGCGGGTCGACGCGGGTCGCCGCGCTGAACCCCTGGGCCGACGAGGTCGTGAAGGCGGTTCGCGCCGGGGAGAAAGACGAGGAACAGGAGAAGCAGACCGAACGGGCCTACCGGTCGGCCAGCCTCGTTCAGAGCCACGGGAAGCGGGCGGTGATCGCGCTCGCCGCACGGGGCGTCGGTCCGCACAACGCCGCCCGGATCATCAACAAGCTCCGCGAGGACGAGGACGAGTTCTACCGCGACATCCTCGCGCAGGAGCGCCAGTACGCCCGGACGCAGTCATTCTGGGACTGA
- a CDS encoding PadR family transcriptional regulator, translated as MHDLTGFQRDLLYVIAGEDDPHGLAIKDELEDYYESEIHHGRLYPNLDTLVEKGIVDKGEVDRRTNYYALTQRGEREVEARREWEAQYFDDGEDLDVGRVAEAE; from the coding sequence ATGCATGACCTAACAGGATTTCAGCGCGATCTGCTGTACGTGATCGCCGGGGAAGACGACCCGCACGGACTGGCTATCAAGGACGAACTGGAGGACTACTACGAGTCCGAGATCCACCACGGGCGGCTGTACCCGAACCTCGACACGCTGGTGGAGAAAGGCATCGTCGACAAGGGCGAGGTCGACAGGCGGACGAACTACTACGCCCTGACCCAGCGCGGCGAGCGCGAGGTCGAGGCCCGGCGCGAGTGGGAGGCACAGTACTTCGACGACGGCGAGGATCTGGACGTCGGGCGGGTCGCGGAAGCCGAGTGA
- a CDS encoding metallophosphoesterase, with amino-acid sequence MAAVEPVPGTPAATADLGGERALVVADYHAGIEAGLRYEQGVEIDSRAERRRDRLRGLIVETDPDRLVVLGDLLHAIGEPGGAERGEVEVLLESLPADLPVTLVKGNHDGDAESWVEGVEVTDGAGVRIGNVGFAHGHTWPSRDVLAADVVCTGHEHPAVRLEDEVGGSRVERVWLRGRAAPGPFVDRYEGLDWTDPDLVVFPAFNDLSGGTWVNVEGQGFLSPFLPEGLVDGQAYLLDGTRLGAYDRV; translated from the coding sequence ATGGCGGCGGTCGAGCCGGTCCCGGGCACGCCGGCCGCGACCGCGGACCTCGGCGGCGAGCGGGCGCTTGTGGTCGCGGACTACCACGCCGGGATCGAGGCCGGACTGCGGTACGAGCAGGGCGTGGAGATCGACAGCCGTGCGGAGCGCCGGCGGGACCGGCTTCGGGGACTGATCGTGGAGACCGACCCCGACCGGCTGGTGGTGCTCGGCGACCTGTTGCACGCCATCGGGGAGCCGGGCGGCGCGGAGCGCGGCGAGGTTGAGGTGTTGCTGGAGTCGCTCCCGGCGGACCTGCCCGTCACGCTCGTCAAGGGGAACCACGACGGCGACGCGGAGTCGTGGGTGGAGGGCGTCGAGGTGACCGACGGGGCGGGCGTCCGGATCGGAAACGTCGGGTTCGCGCACGGGCACACGTGGCCCTCGCGGGACGTGCTCGCGGCCGACGTGGTGTGTACGGGCCACGAGCATCCCGCGGTCCGGCTGGAGGACGAGGTCGGCGGGAGCCGGGTCGAGCGCGTCTGGCTCCGCGGGAGGGCGGCCCCCGGCCCCTTCGTGGACCGGTACGAGGGGCTCGACTGGACGGACCCCGACCTCGTCGTGTTTCCGGCGTTCAACGACCTCTCGGGCGGGACGTGGGTCAACGTCGAGGGACAGGGATTCCTGTCGCCGTTCCTGCCTGAGGGGCTGGTCGACGGGCAGGCGTACCTGCTCGACGGCACTCGACTCGGCGCGTACGACCGGGTCTGA